CGTAACACCGCCAGCAATTGGTTCCATTGTGAGTCAGTCATAAAATAATCACGATCTTCAATCGCCCGGCGGAATGGGTACAGCAAGGTGATGGCAAATGGAGCGGGCCAGAAACTTTTTAATCTCACTGTGCCGAGGGATAGCTTCCTTCCGGCCCGTTTGTGGATTGCTCCAGATTGAGTGACTGGCCCCTTCGCGCACGGGCATACATCCATGCTCTTGGAGATGACGGAGGAGCACCCGGCGTTTCATGCCAGCAGCAGTTCAGTCGTTTCCGCTTTGGGATCGAGGCGAAACACTTCCTCGCGTTCA
The sequence above is a segment of the Verrucomicrobiota bacterium genome. Coding sequences within it:
- a CDS encoding type II toxin-antitoxin system HicA family toxin → MKRRVLLRHLQEHGCMPVREGASHSIWSNPQTGRKEAIPRHSEIKKFLARSICHHLAVPIPPGD